The Drechmeria coniospora strain ARSEF 6962 chromosome 02, whole genome shotgun sequence genome has a segment encoding these proteins:
- a CDS encoding putative Na+/H+ antiporter CNH1: MIFASAPPRDKVAASAARPHDPSSPAVRGAAPLLHLIFISCPSLSLVVDIATVTTSVIAIAIAVSISISISNTNSIADSIADSIVDSISIALALALFTTGALAVDIDIVVAPRPSACLHVSQPGRLAIHRPPRRRPEDPWASNLPRPACFRPPPPRSPPSSVSTSVDDAVVRRTEEMAWSHLDITKPHLVYIILGGFTSLFMLCSSFIKERMYIGEATVATLCGVIFGPHAANLINPNEWGNTDIVTIEFSRIVLVVQCFAVGVELPKFYMERHWRSVVLLLVPVMIAGWLLTSLFIWWMLPTLGWLEALVIAACVTATDPVLASSVVGKGKFAKRVPKHLRDLLSAESGCNDGMAFPFIYLSLYLIQYQQDAREVTFHFVVYVILYECIFGAIFGFAIGYIARHGIKFSEKHDLIDRESLLVFYFVVALFCAGSGSILGVDDLLVGFAAGVGFSNDGWFGEKTEESHVSNVIDLLLNLTYFVYFGTIIPWEQYNNGVFGMQAWRLVVIAVFVLLFRRIPIMLALKPFIPDIKNWREALFAGHFGPIGVGAIFVSLLARAELEHSEPVPLAELPPPGVKHYQLIYLVWPVVTFLVISSILVHGSSIAVFTLGKRINTLTLTMSYTAAPEDGPTWMNRLPRISSQSRSQAKTMPESSFDERKELEFPMNTLPPPSNFLRRQREEDGAGRAGSRASSLAPKKRKSKKWDDGLGPGGPVSQSAIFPNRPSPPVGHSEKEASSPSHENTDSTTLPGDGSPEDGHAEAPAALGEDKPRLREVTTAAAPHRAVQIEAFDEGDHIIFENEDGDVLDAQSNAGDEPGRYLPITEGQPMDSGSEPFTWSFDGLRRKVTDMYTLEREKRKGKGKVERRQPARAYQFGNMIIVEDEDGEVVKTYELPSQKSEHQEGNDLIGASLKYLGLGTKPQPADRNPASTAEEGQSGGVPPSKQPFRAGWTSFGRSGADNSAERMRIAEQQEEDDRKIRFTIGGVGQRMTKADFIREVQKLDAKTRKEVVDQSTASSDVKKLASQSRTPIPARPEQGSGSDGSNGESSSNGESSGSGRHRRSSLQPPPAASSSKAAAARQGRSAGELRETAVERRRRLAALASREDKDEETGETPAERRRRQAALGMASTGAADSDSEDEGTERVPPAKRGIRHAMEGGTAQDSPLSITSSLLGILTFVVAIAAAIYARLTYLRNSDDEYFRIKTSLSWYKTESQWLADLLAALNARNDDGEVAMRSRRAEHQMYSFVMDDLLNLEQRLLDLVAEVEAKAAMRKHEKDSFTLVHRSWQGRPSVAMGWLSVRTKALELVRQREALTARVLFLQMSIISSRLDDLEWKSKWAESMAEGWKMNGIDGRGGGGSPGGGSQVDSGRASASLLNGFAGHDA; encoded by the exons ATGATTTTCGCTAGTGCTCCGCCTCGCGACAAAGTCGCCGCATCGGCTGCACGTCCACACGA cccatcgtcgcccgccgTACGAGGTGCCGCTCCGTTGCTGCATCTGATTTTCATATCCTGCCCAAGTTTGTCGCTTGTTGTCGACATCGCCACGGTCACAAcctccgtcatcgccatcgccatcgccgtcagcatcagcatcagcatcagcaaCACCAACAGCATCGCCGACAGCATCGCCGACAGCATCGTCGACAGCATCAGCattgccctcgccctcgccctcttcaccaccggcgccctcgccgtcgacatcgacatcgtcgtcgccccccGACCCTCGGCCTGTCTGCATGTCTCCCAACCTGGTCGCCTCGCCATCCATCGaccgccgcggcggcgcccggAGGACCCTTGGGCCTC GAACCTGCCGAGGCCTGCCTGCTTccgcccgcctcctccgcgCTCGCCCCCGTCTTCCGTCTCGACCTCGgttgacgacgccgtcgtgcgTCGGACGGAAGAGATGGCTTGGTCCCACCTCGACATCACCAAGCCGCACTTGGTCTacatcatcctcggcggcttcACCTCCCTCTTCATGCTCTGCTCCTCCTTCATCAAGGAGCGCATGTACATCGGCGAggccaccgtcgccacccTCTGCGGCGTCATCTTCGGTCCCCACGCGGCCAACCTCATCAACCCCAACGAGTGGGGCAACACCGACATCGTGACCATCGAGTTCTCccgcatcgtcctcgtcgtccagtgcttcgccgtcggcgtcgagctgcccAAGTTCTACATGGAGAGGCACTGGCGctccgtcgtcctcctcctcgtccccgtcaTGATCGCCGGCTGGCTCCTCACGAGCCTCTTCATCTGGTGGATGCTGCCGACCCTGGGCTggctcgaggccctcgtcatcgccgcctgcgtcaccgccaccgatcccgtcctcgcctcctccgtcgtcggcaagggcaagTTCGCCAAGCGCGTGCCCAAGCACCTGCGGGACCTCCTctcggccgagtcgggcTGCAACGACGGCATGGCCTTTCCCTTCATCTACCTCTCCCTCTACCTCATCCAGTACCAGCAGGACGCCCGCGAGGTCACCTTCCACTTCGTCGTCTACGTCATCCTCTACGAGTGCATCTTCGGCGCCATCTTCGGCTTCGCCATCGGCTACATCGCCCGCCACGGCATCAAGTTCTCCGAGAAGCACGACCTCATCGACCGCGAGAGCCTCCTCGTCTTCtacttcgtcgtcgccctcttctgcgccggctccggcagcatcctcggcgtcgacgacctgctcgtcggcttcgccgccggcgtcggcttctccAACGACGGCTGGTTCGGCGAGAAGACGGAGGAGTCGCACGTCTCCAACGTCATCGACCTGCTCCTCAACTTGACCTACTTCGTCTACTTCGGCACCATCATCCCCTGGGAGCAGTACAACAACGGCGTCTTCGGCATGCAGGCCTGGcgtctcgtcgtcatcgccgtcttcgtcctcctcttccgccGCATACCCATCATGCTGGCCCTCAAGCCCTTCATACCCGACATCAAGAACTGGAGGGAGGCCCTCTTCGCCGGCCATTTCGGtcccatcggcgtcggcgccatcttcgtttccctcctcgcccgcgccgagCTGGAGCACTCGGAGCCCGTGCCGCTCGCcgagctgccgccgcccggcgTCAAGCACTACCAGCTCATCTACCTCGTCTGGCCCGTCGTCACCTTCCTCGTCATctcctccatcctcgtccacggctcctccatcgccgtctTCACCCTCGGCAAGCGCATCAACACGCTGACGCTGACCATGTCCTACACGGCCGCGCCCGAGGACGGACCGACGTGGATGAACCGGCTGCCGCGCATCTCCTCCCAGTCCCGGTCACAGGCCAAGACCATGCCCGAGTCGTCCTTTGACGAGCGCAAGGAGCTGGAGTTCCCCATGAACACCCTCCCGCCCCCGAGCAACTTCCTGCGCCGCCagagggaggaggatggtgccggccgagccggcagccgggcctcgtccttggcaCCGAAGAAACGGAAGAGCAAGAAGTGGGATGACGGGCTAGGACCCGGCGGTCCGGTGAGCCAATCGGCCATTTTCCCCAAccgaccgtcgccgccggtcgGACATTCGGAAAAGgaggcctcctcgccgtcgcatGAGAATACGGACTCGACGACGCTTCCCGGGGACGGCAGTCCCGAGGATGGGCATGCCGAGGCCCCGGCCGCTCTCGGCGAAGACAAGCCCCGGCTGCGggaggtgacgacggcggcggccccgcACCGAGCCGTGCAGATCGAAGCCTTCGACGAAGGCGACCACATCATCTTCGAGAACGAGGATGGGGATGTTCTGGACGCGCAGTCGAATGCCGGCGATGAACCGGgaaggtacctacctatcACGGAGGGGCAACCGATGGATTCCGGGAGCGAGCCCTTCACCTGGTCGTTTGACGGCCTTCGCCGTAAGGTGACCGACATGTACACCTTGGAGCGTGAGAAACGAAAGGGCAAGGGTAAGGTGGAGCGAAGGCAGCCGGCTCGGGCCTACCAGTTTGGCAACATG ATCattgtcgaggacgaggatggtgagGTGGTCAAGACGTACGAGCTCCCGTCGCAGAAGAGCGAACACCAGGAGGGCAACGACCTGATTGGGGCGAGCTTGAAatacctcggcctcggcaccaAGCCTCAGCCGGCCGACCGCAacccggcctcgacggcggaggagggccAGTCGGGCGGTGTTCCTCCGAGCAAGCAGCCTTTCCGAGCCGGCTGGACGTCATTCGGCAGAAGCGGGGCCGACAATTCTGCCGAGAGGATGAGGATCGCAGAGCAGCAAGAGGAGGACGACAGAAAGATTCGCTtcaccatcggcggcgtcggccagcgCATGACCAAAGCCGACTTCATCAGGGAAGTCCAAAAACTGGACGCCAAGACGCGCAAGGAAGTGGTGGACCaatcgacggcctcgagcgacGTGAAGAAGCTGGCCAGCCAGAGTCGCACGCCCATTCCGGCGAGGCCCGAACaaggcagcggcagcgaTGGCAGTAACGGggagagcagcagcaacggcgagagcagcggcagcggtcGCCACCGCAGAAGCTCCCTGCAACCACCGCCagcggcttcctcgtccaAGGCTGCAGCGGCAAGGCAGGGTCGCTCGGCGGGCGAATTGAGGGAGACGGCAGTGGAGCGCAGGCGCcgactcgccgccctcgccagcCGGGAAGACAAGGATGAGGAGACGGGAGAGACACCGGCGgagcgacggaggaggcAGGCGGCCTTGGGAATGGCCTCGACGGGAGCCGCCGACAGCGACAGCGAAGACGAGGGCACCGAGCGCGTGCCGCCGGCCAAGAGAGGCATCAG ACATGCGATGGAGGGCGGCACAGCGCAAGACTCGCCGCTGAGCATCACGTCCAGCCTGCTCGGGATCCTGActttcgtcgtcgccataGCCGCGGCAATCTACGCCAGGCTGACGTACCTGCGaaacagcgacgacgagtacTTTCGCATCAAGACCTCGTTGTCGTGGTACAAGACCGAGTCGCAATGGCTCGCCGATCTCCTCGCGGCGCTCAACGCACGgaatgacgacggcgaggtggcgaTGCGCAGCCGCAGGGCCGAGCACCAGATGTATTCGTTCGTCATGGACGACTTGTTGAACCTCGAGCAGCGTCTGCTGGAcctcgtggccgaggtggaagccaaggcggccatgagAAAGCACGAAAAGGACAGCTTCACGCTGGTGCATCGGAGTTGGCAGGGGAGACCGTCGGTGGCCATGGGTTGGCTTTCGGTGCGGACCAAGGCGCTCGAGCTTGTTCGGCAGCGCGAGGCTCTCACAGCAAGGGTGCTGTTTCTCCAAATGAGCATAATTTCCTCGCGGCTCGACGATCTCGAGTGGAAGAGCAAGTGGGCGGAATCGATGGCGGAGGGGTGGAAGATGAATGGgatcgacggccgagggggagGCGGAAGTCCGGGTGGCGGGAGCCAGGTGGACAGCGGCCGTGCGTCTGCGTCTTTGCTCAACGGATTCGCAGGCCATGATGCGTGA
- a CDS encoding deacetylase-like protein, whose protein sequence is MAKHRKEQTAAGSIKLRQPVRGAPTEKTLLDFAQEQNLFQQADRRQAELRKQRGEEFRQGTENDDDGDDDDDKGKPKDADAATLSPGAERFMEAALWTVSLTMLHFTFDVLVQHQYGIEVIWPSVWTRAAKAWLGFLFIFYVLHPHESNATLVPRLPARFQHRARQSIFFFLSVISGCYLIHISNSYGYLATMKQAPPVACLWLWAVMELDLLPAVLSLAFAVVFLWQRGYGIK, encoded by the exons ATGGCCAAGCATCGCAAGGAGCAGACGGCCGCAGGAAGCATCAAGCTTCGGCAGCCTGTACGTGGCGCTCCAACCGAGAAGACTCTGCTCGACTTTGCGCAGGAGCAAAACCTGTTCCAACAGGCCGACCGTCGCCAGGCCGAGCTGCGGAAGCAACGAGGTGAAGAATTTCGACAAGGCACGGAgaatgacgacgatggcgacgacgacgacgacaaaggcAAGCCCAaagatgccgatgccgccacACTGTCCCCTGGAGCGGAGAGATTCATGGAGGCGGCCCTCTGGACCGTCTCTCTCACCATGCTGCATTTTACCTTTGACGTTCTCGTCCAGCACCAGTATGGCATCGAAGTCATATGGCCATCGGTCTGGACCAGGGCAGCCAAGGCATGGCTAG GCTTCCTCTTCATATTCTATGTCCTCCACCCGCACGAGTCCAACGCAACCCTCGTTCCTCGTCTCCCCGCGCGGTTTCAGCATCGGGCCCGCCAGTCCATCTTCTTTTTCCTGAGCGTCATTTCTGGCTGCTACCTCATCCACATCTCCAACAGCTACGGCTACCTCGCCACCATGAAGCAGGCCCCCCCGGTTGCCTGTCTCTGGCTCTGGGCTGTCATGGAGCTCGATCTGCTACCTGCCGTCCTCAGCCTCGCCTTTGCTGTCGTGTTTCTGTGGCAGCGCGGATACGGCATCAAGTAG
- a CDS encoding N-acetylglucosaminyl-phosphatidylinositol de-N-acetylase translates to MGPMLGLVAALAVVVLAAFLNKYATGLASGRFPMLRNKRICLLIAHPDDEAMFFAPTVLALTRPETGNHVKILCLSTGNADGLGETRKKELVKSGLQLGLRNEDDVFIVDNPYASPRHPAGTPADFPDSMTKSWDESKISDLLRSAFAPALARQLADGARPSANIDVLVTFDGRGVSSHPNHISLYHGARAFAAALVRGDAGGDGPVDLYTLTTVHLLRKYSSFLDVFATMAVQVTHADREPAKKGRLVFMNQLVGGAGLATACKAMTDAHKSQMVWFRYLYIAFSRYMIINDLKLETVEAPDREE, encoded by the exons ATGGGTCCcatgctcggcctcgtcgccgccttggccgtcgtcgtcctggccGCCTTTCTCAACAAGTACGCCACCGGCCTCGCCTCGGGGCGCTTCCCGATGCTGCGAAACAAGCGGATCTGCCTGCTCATCGCCCacccggacgacgaggccatgtTCTTCGCCCCGACGGTGCTGGCCCTGACGCGGCCCGAAACCGGCAACCACGTCAAGATTCTCTGCCTGAGCACCG GCAACGCCGACGGACTTGGCGAAACGAGGAAGAAGGAGCTCGTCAAGAGCGGCCTGCAGCTCGGCCTCCGAAACGAAGACGacgtcttcatcgtcgacaaTCCGTACGCCTCTCCTCGTCACCCTGCGGGAACCCC GGCCGACTTCCCCGACTCGATGACGAAATCGTGGGACGAGTCAAAGATCTCGGACCTCCTCCGCAGCGCCTTCGCGCCGGCTCTTGCTCgccagctcgccgacggcgctcgaCCAAGCGCCAACATCGACGTTCTCGTCACCTTtgacggccgcggcgtctCAAGCCACCCGAACCACATCTCGCTCTACCACGGCGCAcgcgcctttgccgccgccctcgtccgcggCGACGCAGGCGGAGACGGCCCCGTGGACCTCTACACCCTCACGACGGTCCACCTTctacgcaagtactcctcCTTCCTCGATGTTTtcgccaccatggccgtccAGGTGACGCATGCGGACCGCGAGCCGGCCAAGAAAGGCAGGCTGGTCTTCATGAACCAGCTTGTCGGTGGAGCCGGCCTCGCCACGGCCTGCAAGGCCATGACGGATGCCCACAAGAGCCAGATGGTGTGGttcaggtacttgtacattgcCTTTAGCCGCTACATGATCATCAACGATCTGAAGCTCGAAACCGTCGAGGCGCCGGACCGCGAAGAGTGA
- a CDS encoding serine palmitoyltransferase 2, producing the protein MPRRLANPFSASSAMPQSERTAERRPSTSKGNRLAHFFSSPKSKEHMTAQQALLAMAQQQQQQQQQQQQQLLLLGSGTSATSPSPVSLPTISLSTAVAGDHNVEPATTTLFKPQSAAEMDRRRRVDAQFGPLVHPSHLYVSKSHGEPLEAPVEDEPPYYYIFTTYISYLILILLGHIRDFFGKRFGDKKVYNSLKVQNGYAPLNDDFDSFYTRRLKMRLDDCFARTTIGVPGRFITLLDRRSDDFNRTYQYTGTHTETLNMSSYNYLGFAQSEGPCADAVEECLRRYGVSVCSPRADVGTTDLALEVEREVADFVGKPEALVFSMGYVTNAASFPALVSKGCLIISDELNHASIRIGARLSGAVISSFKHNDMRDLERVLREAISQGQPRTHRPWKKILVVVEGLYSMEGTMCDLPGILALKKKYKFYLFVDEAHSIGALGPRGRGVCDYFGIDPAEVDILMGTLTKSFGANGGYVAAEKHIIDKLRATNAATQYGEAPTPSVLMQILASLKLITGELCPGQGEERLQRIAFNSRYLRLGLKRLGVIVYGHDDSPIIPVMLYHPGKMPAFSHEMLKRKISVVVVGYPATPLISSRARFCVSAAHNKDDLDRLLAACDEVADILQLRFSTGVAGGLEPLPDGVAPEEEREWRRTNGIPVKPPRWALDDVIRRGVADAKQPLR; encoded by the coding sequence ATGCCCCGCAGACTGGCAAACCCCTTTTCCGCCTCTTCCGCCATGCCCCAGTCCGAAAGGACGGCCGAGAGACGTCCCTCCACTTCGAAAGGCAACCGCCTCGCCCACTTCTTCTCGAGCCCCAAGTCCAAGGAGCACATGACGGCTCAGCAGGCGCTCTTGGCCatggcgcagcagcagcagcagcagcagcagcagcagcaacagcaattgctcctcctcggctcgGGAACCTCGGCCACCTCCCCGTCGCCCGTTTCCCTGCCCACCATCTccctctcgacggccgtcgccggcgaccacaacgtcgagccggccacgacgacgctgtTCAAGCCTCAGTCGGCCGCCGAGATGGACCGTCGGAGGCGAGTCGACGCTCAGTTCGGCCCCCTCGTGCACCCGAGCCACCTCTACGTCAGCAAGTCGCACGGCGAACCCCTCGAGGcgcccgtcgaggacgagccgcCCTACTACTACATCTTCACCACCTACATCAGCtacctcatcctcatcctgcTCGGTCACATCCGCGACTTCTTCGGCAAGCGATTCGGCGACAAAAAGGTCTACAACTCGCTCAAGGTCCAGAATGGATACGCTCCCCTCAACGATGACTTTGACAGCTTCTACACGAGGAGGTTGAAGATGAGGCTGGACGATTGCTTCGCCCGCACCACCATCGGCGTTCCCGGCCGCTTCATCACCCTGCTCGACCGCCGGTCCGACGACTTCAACCGAACCTACCAGTACACGGGGACCCACACCGAGACGCTCAACATGAGCTCGTACAATTACCTCGGCTTCGCCCAGTCCGAAGGCCcctgcgccgacgccgtcgaggagtgCCTGAGGCGGTACGGCGTGAGCGTCTGCAGCCCGagggccgacgtcggcaccaccgacctcgccctcgaggtcGAACGCGAAGTCGCCGACTTTGTCGGCAAgcccgaggccctcgtcTTCTCCATGGGCTACGTCACCAACGCCGCCTCCTTCCCCGCCCTCGTCTCCAAAGGCTGCCTCATCATCTCCGACGAGCTGAACCACGCGTCCATCCGGATCGGCGCTCGCCTCTCCGGCGCCGTCATCTCGTCCTTCAAGCACAACGACATGCGCGACCTCGAGCGGGTCCTCCGCGAGGCCATCTCCCAGGGCCAGCCGCGGACTCATCGTCCTTGGAAGAAGATattggtcgtcgtcgagggcctgTACTCGATGGAAGGCACCATGTGCGACCTGCCCGGCATCCTCGCGCTCAAGAAAAAGTACAAGTTCTACCTctttgtcgacgaggcccactccatcggcgccctcggcccccGCGGACGCGGCGTTTGCGACTACTTCGGCATCGATCCCGCCGAGGTGGACATTCTCATGGGCACCCTGACCAAGTCCTTTGGCGCCAACGGGGGctacgtcgccgccgagaagcACATCATCGACAAGCTGCGCGCCACCAACGCGGCCACGCAGTACGGCGAAgccccgacgccgagcgtTCTCATGCAGATCCTGGCCTCGCTGAAGCTCATCACCGGCGAGCTCTGCcccggccaaggcgaggagCGTCTGCAGCGCATCGCCTTCAACTCCCGCTAccttcgcctcggcctcaagcgtctcggcgtcatcgtctacggccacgacgactcGCCCATCATCCCCGTCATGCTCTACCACCCCGGGAAGATGCCGGCCTTTAGCCACGAGATGCTGAAGCGCAAGatttccgtcgtcgtcgtcggctatCCCGCCACGCCCCTCATCAGCTCTCGCGCCCGATTCTGCGTCTCGGCCGCGCACAACAAGGACGACCTGGACCGGCTGCTGGCCGCgtgcgacgaggtcgccgacaTCCTGCAGCTCAGGTTCTCgaccggcgtcgccggcggtcTCGAGCCGCttcccgacggcgtcgcgcccgaggaggagcgtGAGTGGAGGAGGACGAACGGGATCCCCGTCAAGCCGCCGCGATGGGCCTTGGACGACGTCATCCGCCgaggcgtcgccgacgccaagcAACCTCTCCGGTGA